From a region of the Coffea arabica cultivar ET-39 chromosome 3e, Coffea Arabica ET-39 HiFi, whole genome shotgun sequence genome:
- the LOC113736985 gene encoding ubiquitin-like modifier-activating enzyme 5, giving the protein MGSSMETELKEILNELNSLQNSLPDPSHQSQIHQLQCRIERLSNLAKSGGMHRSKVKDMSAEVVDSNPYSRLMALQRMGIVQNYERIRQFSIAIVGIGGVGSVAAEMLTRCGVGRLLLYDYDKVELANMNRLFFRPEQVGMTKTEAAVETLSDINPDVVFESYTLNITTVQGFETFMSSLKNKSFGPHTEGSGVDLVLSCVDNYEARMVVNQACNELNQTWMESGVSENAVSGHIQLLVPGETACFACAPPLVVASGVDERTLKREGVCAASLPTTMGVVAGLLVQNALKYLLKFGQVTPYLGYNALKDYFPTMEMKPNPQCSNSACLERQKEYILAKPARDASARAKMEAEAQSATECPIHADNEWNISVVDDSEVAGPDVRSSGILPDGLTHELPSADGFSNLPVSGEGSNLLDDLDELRKQLEALNADKS; this is encoded by the exons ATGGGATCATCAATGGAGACTGAGCTCAAAGAGATTTTAAACGAACTTAATTCTCTGCAAAATTCATTGCCAGATCCCTCTCATCAATCCCAAATCCATCAA TTACAATGTCGAATTGAAAGGCTCTCCAATCTTGCTAAGTCAGGAGGCATGCACCGCTCGAAAGTTAAG GATATGAGTGCTGAAGTTGTTGATAGCAATCCCTACAGTAGGCTTATGGCGCTTCAGAGAATGGGCATTGTGCAAAACTATGAAAGAATAAGGCAATTTTCAATTGCCATTGTT GGTATAGGTGGTGTGGGCAGTGTTGCCGCTGAAATGTTGACAAGGTGTGGCGTTGGTCGTCTATTGTTGTATGATTATGACAAAGTAGAGTTAGctaacatgaataggcttttcTTCCGTCCAGAGCAG GTTGGCATGACGAAAACAGAAGCTGCTGTTGAAACTCTTTCTGACATTAATCCAGATGTTGTCTTTGAG AGCTATACACTGAATATTACAACTGTTCAAGGTTTTGAAACTTTTATGTCAAGTCTCAAAAATAAGTCGTTTGGCCCACATACAGAAGGTAGCGGAGTGGATCTTGTATTAAGCTGTGTGGATAATTATGAAGCAAGGATGGTAGTAAATCAG GCTTGCAATGAATTAAACCAAACATGGATGGAATCTG GTGTATCTGAAAATGCGGTTTCAGGTCACATACAATTGCTGGTTCCCGGAGAAACTGCGTGCTTTGCATGTGCACCTCCCTTG GTTGTTGCTTCTGGTGTTGATGAACGCACACTAAAGCGTGAAGGGGTTTGTGCTGCATCTCTACCAACTACCATG GGTGTTGTTGCTGGGCTTCTTGTTCAAAATGCTCTTAAATATTTGTTAAAGTTCGGGCAAGTTACCCCTTATCTG GGTTACAATGCCCTCAAAGATTATTTCCCAACAATGGAAATGAAGCCAAACCCTCAATGTTCAAATTCAGCATGTTTGGAACGACAG AAAGAATACATTCTTGCAAAGCCTGCCAGGGATGCTTCTGCTAGAGCAAAGATGGAGGCCGAAGCACAGTCTGCAACAGAATGTCCCATTCATGCAGATAATGAATGGAACATAAG TGTCGTTGATGACAGTGAAGTGGCTGGTCCAGATGTCAGAAGTtcag GCATTCTTCCGGATGGCCTTACGCACGAGTTGCCAAGTGCAGATGGATTTTCAAATCTGCCTGTTTCTGGGGAGGGAAGCAACCTGCTGGACGACTTGGATGAACTAAGAAAGCAACTTGAGGCCCTTAATGCTGATAAGTCCTGA